The Nocardia sp. BMG111209 genome includes a window with the following:
- a CDS encoding amidase: MSDLADLTATELLDAYAAGTATPSEAVDACLARIEATDSAVNAVITLLADRSRAQAADSDARWRAGTARPLEGIPFGLKDIVATEGIRTTGGSALYRDWVPQADAVLASRLSTAGGVLVAKLATFEFACGGAVNKTFGPTRNPWDHRRTTGGSSSGSGAAVALGQVPLAIGTDTGGSIRIPSAFCGITGIKATYGRVPRHGVMGLSWTMDHAGPMTRSVADAALMLDVIAGPDPLDPTTLPAPESPFAAAVGGDVAGLRVARDRGFLEADMHPDIAASYEASLRELAGLGVEIVDVELPTFDLAAVAGWWIIYAEMLSLHEGHVTGIEDRDEMGASLLGAAPFVSAADYLRALRLRPVFQRELAQAMAGCAALVTPGMTALPPFIAPEMTSDLGDREVPWLDAACRVSVPFNLTGSPALVVPSGEVGGLPTSLQFVGHPRDEATLFALGGAYQAATTHHLRRPALSGAV, from the coding sequence GTGAGCGATCTCGCCGACCTGACCGCCACCGAACTGCTCGACGCGTACGCCGCGGGCACCGCGACACCCAGCGAGGCCGTGGACGCCTGCCTGGCCCGCATCGAGGCCACCGATTCGGCCGTGAACGCGGTGATCACCCTGCTGGCCGACCGATCCCGCGCGCAGGCCGCCGACTCCGACGCCCGCTGGCGGGCCGGTACCGCGCGTCCGCTGGAGGGAATTCCCTTCGGCCTCAAGGACATCGTGGCCACCGAGGGAATCCGCACCACCGGCGGCTCCGCGCTCTACCGGGACTGGGTGCCGCAGGCCGACGCGGTGCTCGCGTCCCGATTGTCCACCGCCGGAGGGGTGTTGGTGGCCAAACTCGCGACCTTCGAATTCGCTTGCGGCGGTGCGGTGAACAAGACCTTCGGGCCGACCCGCAACCCCTGGGACCACCGCCGCACCACCGGTGGATCGTCGTCGGGTTCCGGCGCCGCGGTCGCGCTGGGCCAGGTGCCGCTGGCCATCGGCACCGACACCGGCGGCTCGATCCGCATCCCGAGCGCCTTCTGCGGCATCACCGGTATCAAGGCCACCTACGGCCGGGTGCCCCGGCACGGTGTCATGGGGTTGTCCTGGACCATGGATCACGCCGGGCCGATGACCCGCAGCGTGGCCGACGCGGCGCTCATGCTCGATGTGATCGCCGGGCCGGATCCGCTCGACCCGACCACGCTGCCCGCTCCGGAGTCCCCGTTCGCCGCCGCCGTGGGCGGCGATGTCGCCGGGCTGCGGGTCGCGCGCGACCGTGGCTTCCTCGAGGCCGACATGCATCCGGACATCGCCGCGAGTTACGAAGCGTCCCTGCGGGAACTGGCCGGGCTCGGCGTCGAGATCGTGGATGTCGAACTGCCGACCTTCGACCTCGCGGCGGTGGCCGGCTGGTGGATCATCTACGCGGAGATGCTGTCACTGCACGAAGGGCATGTGACCGGTATCGAGGACCGCGACGAGATGGGCGCTTCGCTGCTCGGCGCGGCGCCGTTCGTCAGCGCCGCGGACTATCTGCGGGCACTGCGGCTGCGTCCGGTGTTCCAGCGGGAACTGGCGCAGGCCATGGCCGGCTGCGCGGCGCTGGTCACCCCCGGGATGACCGCGTTGCCGCCGTTCATCGCCCCGGAGATGACCTCGGATCTCGGCGATCGGGAGGTGCCGTGGCTGGACGCGGCCTGCCGGGTTTCGGTGCCGTTCAACCTCACCGGAAGTCCCGCGCTGGTCGTGCCGTCCGGTGAGGTCGGCGGCCTGCCGACGAGCCTGCAATTCGTCGGCCATCCCCGGGACGAGGCCACGCTGTTCGCCCTCGGCGGCGCCTATCAGGCCGCCACCACCCACCATCTACGCCGTCCCGCCCTCTCCGGGGCGGTCTGA
- a CDS encoding amidase, whose protein sequence is MYLTITEAAAALRAGETTSVALTETAFAAADAHDEALGVYLRRFDETALAAAAKADAELAAGVDHGPLHGIPLGIKDIITTEEGETTAQSLVLDRSWGANTDAPVVARLRAAGAVITGKTTTMEYAIGTPDPDKPFPIPRNPWNTRHYPGGSSSGTGNGVAAGLFLGGLGTDTGGSIRYPATSCGITGLKQTFGRVPKAGCVPLGYSYDHIGPMARSAEDCAVMLAVLAGHDGRDATSVDRPVDDYTGGLTGSLAGVRIGFDPLLDDSPMTVPELEPALRAAIAELVAAGAEVVDVRLPLYDELTTTTMVGMTAEAYAYHRPDLRSRWLDYGAGTRQAVVAGALVNSGDYVQAQRVRRVGQRRIAEIFATVDLIVTPTSACGAPEVEKLTLDSIVDALHTPYWNALGNPAMSVPMGFTSDGLPLGLQIIGRPFEEATVLAAGYAYQQRTTWHRRLPPL, encoded by the coding sequence ATGTATCTCACCATCACCGAAGCCGCCGCCGCACTACGGGCGGGCGAGACCACGTCGGTGGCGCTCACCGAGACCGCCTTCGCCGCCGCCGACGCGCACGACGAGGCCCTCGGGGTCTACCTGCGGCGCTTCGACGAGACCGCGCTCGCCGCCGCGGCCAAGGCGGACGCCGAACTGGCGGCCGGCGTCGATCACGGCCCGCTGCACGGAATTCCCTTGGGTATCAAGGACATCATCACCACCGAGGAGGGCGAGACCACGGCCCAGAGCCTGGTGCTCGACCGGTCCTGGGGCGCGAACACCGACGCACCCGTAGTGGCCCGGCTGCGCGCCGCCGGCGCGGTGATCACCGGCAAGACCACCACCATGGAATACGCCATCGGCACACCCGATCCGGACAAGCCGTTCCCGATTCCGCGCAATCCCTGGAACACTCGGCACTATCCGGGCGGCTCCAGTTCGGGCACCGGCAACGGGGTGGCCGCGGGCCTGTTCCTCGGCGGACTGGGCACCGATACCGGCGGCAGCATCCGTTATCCGGCAACCAGTTGCGGGATAACGGGTTTGAAGCAGACCTTCGGCCGCGTGCCCAAGGCCGGTTGTGTCCCACTGGGTTACAGCTACGACCACATCGGCCCGATGGCGCGCAGCGCCGAGGACTGCGCGGTCATGCTCGCGGTGCTCGCCGGGCACGACGGCCGGGACGCGACCTCGGTCGACCGGCCGGTCGACGATTACACCGGCGGCCTGACCGGATCGCTGGCCGGTGTGCGGATCGGATTCGATCCGCTGCTGGACGATTCGCCGATGACCGTGCCGGAACTCGAACCGGCCCTGCGCGCGGCGATCGCCGAACTGGTCGCGGCCGGGGCCGAGGTGGTCGACGTGCGGCTGCCGCTGTACGACGAACTCACCACCACCACGATGGTCGGGATGACCGCCGAGGCGTATGCCTACCATCGACCCGATCTGCGCAGCCGCTGGCTCGATTACGGCGCCGGCACCCGGCAGGCCGTGGTCGCGGGCGCGCTGGTGAATTCCGGTGACTACGTGCAGGCGCAGCGCGTGCGGCGGGTGGGCCAGCGCCGGATCGCGGAGATCTTCGCCACCGTGGACCTCATCGTCACGCCCACGAGTGCCTGTGGCGCACCGGAAGTGGAGAAGCTGACGCTGGACAGCATCGTCGACGCCCTGCACACGCCGTACTGGAATGCCCTGGGAAATCCGGCGATGTCGGTGCCGATGGGTTTCACCTCCGACGGCCTGCCCCTCGGACTGCAGATCATCGGCAGGCCCTTCGAGGAGGCCACCGTCCTCGCCGCCGGGTACGCGTACCAGCAACGCACGACCTGGCACCGTCGATTGCCCCCACTGTGA
- a CDS encoding MOSC and FAD-binding oxidoreductase domain-containing protein has protein sequence MAHPSIAGRLVSVNVGMPADVQWRGQRVHTGIWKSPVPGPVMVRRLNIDGDGQGDLAGHGGEMRAVMVYQLASYRHWAAELGRDDLVHGNFGENLTVDGLADAEVCIGDRFRIGDAVFEVTQPRVTCYRVGIRMNEPRMAALLVAHGRPGFYFRVIEEGEIAAGQEIVKVADGPESMPVTVVDRLLYTGDRPADQLARALRIEALSPGWKESFRALLGGSAGTGNVGLTAAAAAPPPAWAGFRPLAVAGIRRESADVISIRLADPAGHPLPAALPGQYLTVRVPPEHPGEPALIRDYSLSGAPGAPEYRIGVKAEPHGGASNRLHRSLRAGDRLEAAAPRGTFLLADDTAPVLLISAGIGVTPMLAMLRSLADRNSTREIWWLHGARNGAEQPFADEAREQLKRLPGSHFRICYSRPAAGDRPGADYTDTGHIDAALLDRLGLPRDAYAYLCGPNPFMASVIDALAALGLDRRRIRTEIFGAEPGSTPGIAATPARPPHQPPGAPADGFAVTFARSGLTTGYDTGRYASILELAEACDVPVRWSCRTGVCHTCETPLGSGHVAYDPDPLDPPANGDVLLCCSVPAEDIVLDL, from the coding sequence ATGGCCCATCCTTCGATCGCCGGTCGGCTGGTGTCGGTCAATGTGGGGATGCCCGCGGACGTGCAGTGGCGCGGGCAGCGGGTGCACACGGGGATCTGGAAGTCGCCGGTGCCGGGCCCGGTCATGGTGCGGCGGCTCAACATCGACGGCGACGGGCAGGGTGATCTCGCCGGGCACGGCGGGGAGATGCGGGCGGTCATGGTCTACCAGCTGGCGTCCTATCGGCACTGGGCGGCGGAGCTGGGGCGTGATGATCTCGTACACGGCAATTTCGGGGAGAATCTGACGGTCGACGGGCTCGCCGATGCCGAGGTCTGTATCGGCGATCGGTTCCGGATCGGGGACGCGGTCTTCGAGGTGACCCAGCCGCGCGTGACCTGTTACCGGGTCGGGATCCGGATGAACGAGCCGCGGATGGCGGCGCTGCTGGTCGCGCACGGCCGGCCCGGCTTCTATTTCCGGGTGATCGAGGAGGGCGAGATCGCGGCCGGGCAGGAGATCGTCAAGGTCGCCGACGGGCCGGAGTCGATGCCGGTCACCGTGGTCGACCGGCTGCTCTACACCGGTGACCGTCCCGCGGACCAGCTGGCCCGCGCGCTGCGGATCGAGGCGCTGAGCCCGGGGTGGAAGGAGTCCTTCCGCGCGCTGCTCGGGGGGTCGGCGGGTACCGGCAATGTGGGCCTCACCGCCGCGGCGGCCGCGCCACCGCCGGCCTGGGCCGGTTTCCGGCCGTTGGCGGTCGCCGGGATCCGGCGGGAGAGCGCCGACGTGATCTCCATCCGGCTGGCGGATCCGGCCGGTCACCCGCTGCCCGCGGCCCTGCCGGGCCAGTACCTGACGGTGCGCGTCCCACCGGAGCACCCCGGCGAGCCAGCGCTGATCCGCGACTACTCACTGTCCGGCGCTCCCGGCGCGCCGGAGTACCGGATCGGCGTGAAGGCCGAACCGCACGGCGGGGCCAGTAACCGGTTGCATCGCTCGTTGCGGGCCGGGGATCGGCTGGAAGCGGCCGCGCCGCGCGGCACCTTCCTGCTCGCCGACGACACCGCGCCGGTACTGCTGATCTCCGCCGGGATCGGGGTGACGCCGATGCTGGCGATGTTGCGCTCACTCGCGGACCGGAACTCCACCCGGGAGATCTGGTGGCTGCACGGCGCGCGCAACGGCGCCGAGCAGCCCTTCGCGGACGAGGCGCGCGAACAACTGAAACGCTTGCCCGGCAGCCACTTCCGCATCTGCTACAGCCGTCCGGCCGCGGGCGACCGCCCCGGTGCCGACTACACCGACACCGGGCACATCGATGCGGCGCTGCTGGACCGGCTCGGGTTGCCGCGGGATGCCTACGCGTATCTGTGCGGCCCGAATCCGTTCATGGCGAGCGTCATCGACGCGCTCGCGGCGCTGGGCCTGGACCGCCGCCGGATCCGCACCGAGATCTTCGGCGCCGAACCCGGCAGCACTCCCGGTATCGCCGCGACGCCGGCCCGGCCGCCGCATCAGCCGCCGGGTGCGCCGGCCGACGGCTTCGCGGTGACCTTCGCCCGCAGCGGCCTCACCACCGGTTACGACACCGGCCGCTACGCGAGCATCCTCGAACTCGCGGAGGCCTGCGATGTGCCCGTGCGCTGGTCCTGCCGGACCGGCGTCTGCCACACCTGCGAAACCCCTTTGGGCAGTGGACATGTCGCCTACGACCCGGATCCGCTCGATCCGCCCGCGAACGGCGACGTGCTGCTGTGCTGTTCGGTTCCGGCGGAGGACATCGTCCTCGACCTCTGA
- a CDS encoding ARMT1-like domain-containing protein, with product MQRFGNAGIEPANFRGGRRLSSSVGSRSVDGRAAVLAGFETLSTAPEHVFANKMMKRVFPQVVDQILVSLHQDGPVGESLAALRDSFLSNDPIPKPSFPDAMVPESAWREASKLIGRSWFELPSYVGESLFYHLLLDAFGYFDYSSHNYERDPFLPGKTRDLLTALHNARIENTHTLSLRDCLLSSLWGNLSDAAHAQFRSDHGYEAASGLLLVDDLDRAGRSLALADTVGIIADNAGSELLADVILAAHLLGSAPHVRVTIYLKQRPFFISDATANDFEMTLSAMISVDPALSVLRDEIRVGRLRVVTHWFFQSPLHYEMIPDDLAADINGQHITVIKGDLNYRRLLADRVTPADHPLEELLPRLGTSLLILRTMKSDICAGLPERVVSELERTTPDWRFSGRYAVAHFIE from the coding sequence GTGCAACGCTTCGGCAATGCCGGCATCGAACCGGCGAATTTCAGGGGAGGACGACGATTGAGTAGCTCCGTGGGATCCCGATCCGTCGACGGTCGGGCCGCCGTGCTCGCCGGGTTCGAGACATTGTCCACGGCACCGGAACACGTTTTCGCCAACAAGATGATGAAAAGAGTGTTCCCACAGGTCGTCGACCAGATTCTGGTGTCGTTGCACCAGGACGGCCCGGTGGGCGAGAGCCTGGCGGCTCTGCGGGACAGCTTCCTGTCGAACGATCCGATACCGAAACCCTCGTTTCCCGATGCCATGGTTCCGGAATCCGCGTGGCGGGAAGCATCGAAATTGATCGGCCGCTCCTGGTTCGAGCTGCCCAGTTATGTGGGCGAATCGCTGTTCTATCATCTGCTGCTGGACGCCTTCGGATATTTCGACTATTCGTCCCACAACTACGAACGGGACCCCTTCCTCCCCGGCAAGACACGCGATCTCCTCACCGCGCTGCACAATGCGAGAATCGAGAATACGCACACGCTCTCGCTGCGAGATTGCCTGTTGTCGTCGCTGTGGGGAAATCTCAGCGATGCGGCGCACGCACAATTCCGCTCCGACCATGGATACGAAGCCGCCTCCGGACTGTTGCTGGTCGACGATCTGGATCGAGCAGGCCGGTCACTGGCCCTCGCGGATACGGTGGGAATCATCGCCGACAATGCAGGATCGGAACTGCTGGCCGACGTGATCCTGGCGGCGCATCTTCTCGGGAGCGCGCCGCACGTCCGGGTCACGATATACCTGAAGCAACGACCTTTCTTCATCTCCGATGCGACCGCCAATGATTTCGAGATGACCCTGTCGGCGATGATCAGCGTGGATCCGGCATTGTCCGTGCTCCGGGACGAGATACGTGTCGGCAGGCTGCGGGTGGTCACACACTGGTTCTTCCAGTCCCCGCTGCATTACGAGATGATTCCCGATGACCTGGCGGCCGATATCAACGGCCAGCACATCACCGTCATCAAAGGAGACCTCAACTATCGGCGGTTGCTGGCCGACCGGGTGACACCCGCCGATCACCCGCTGGAAGAATTGTTGCCGCGACTGGGAACCAGCCTACTGATCCTGCGAACCATGAAATCGGATATATGCGCCGGTTTGCCGGAACGGGTCGTGTCCGAACTGGAACGAACCACTCCAGATTGGCGGTTCTCCGGTCGCTATGCAGTGGCTCATTTCATTGAATAA
- a CDS encoding haloacid dehalogenase-like hydrolase translates to MKKSLKPYSVTLSDFPETLLLWDIDKTLLTTSGVSKEVYLKAFTTLTGRTSAVAAVTDGRAEFDIMRELADQNSLDRRALGERSRLEEVLVTTLEREKSELAQRGRALPGARSALQATADAPAIVQSVLTGNIRRNAATKLGAFGLEEWLDLGVGAYGDDERPRWELVGLARERAVHKYGIAYDRSSTILVGDTPRDVEAGRIGGAKVIAVATGSSSADTLSAAGADCTLESLDDTDRFLRTLAELRRR, encoded by the coding sequence GTGAAAAAATCCCTGAAGCCGTATTCGGTCACGCTCTCCGATTTCCCCGAGACGCTTCTGCTGTGGGATATCGACAAGACGCTCCTGACGACCTCCGGGGTCAGTAAGGAGGTGTATCTGAAAGCGTTCACAACCTTGACCGGACGCACATCGGCCGTTGCCGCAGTCACCGACGGCCGCGCCGAATTCGACATCATGCGCGAGCTCGCGGACCAGAATTCGCTCGATCGGCGCGCTCTGGGCGAGCGATCCCGCCTGGAAGAGGTCCTGGTGACAACCCTGGAACGGGAGAAGTCGGAACTCGCGCAGCGCGGCCGAGCACTCCCCGGAGCCAGGTCCGCGCTCCAGGCCACGGCCGATGCGCCGGCGATCGTTCAATCCGTGTTGACCGGGAATATCCGTCGCAATGCGGCGACCAAACTCGGAGCCTTCGGACTGGAAGAATGGCTGGATCTCGGCGTGGGGGCATACGGCGACGACGAGCGGCCACGCTGGGAACTCGTCGGCCTGGCACGAGAACGCGCCGTACACAAGTACGGAATCGCATACGACCGTAGTTCGACGATTCTGGTGGGTGATACCCCGAGAGATGTCGAGGCGGGCCGGATCGGCGGGGCGAAGGTCATCGCGGTGGCGACGGGGTCCAGCTCTGCCGACACACTGTCGGCGGCAGGCGCTGACTGTACCCTCGAAAGTCTCGACGATACCGACCGATTTCTCCGTACGCTCGCGGAACTGCGTCGCCGATGA
- a CDS encoding FadR/GntR family transcriptional regulator, translating to MTGPRHTRITQRRIAEVVAAELRARILSDDSAERLPPQDQLVQEFGVSYPSVREALRILETEGLITVRRGNVGGAEVHRPDPSSAAYHLGLGLQAAHVTLGDLAVGLQMLEPTCAAACAQREDRGTVVIPALEANLNTCAELMGEGLSFTLAARAFHDLVVSFNPNVTVRYVVSTLVALWSAHEETWAEILTRSGEYPSPVDSAESLDCHRHIITAITAGDAEAAERHYRAHLTATQSLVLDHFDTGPVDVSSTQVSQAIQQSRGTHI from the coding sequence GTGACAGGGCCGCGGCACACCCGGATCACGCAGCGGCGGATCGCCGAGGTGGTGGCCGCGGAGTTACGTGCTCGCATCCTGTCCGACGACAGCGCCGAGCGGTTGCCGCCGCAGGATCAGCTGGTGCAGGAGTTCGGGGTCAGCTATCCGTCGGTCCGGGAGGCGTTGCGCATCCTGGAGACCGAGGGGCTCATCACCGTCCGGCGGGGCAATGTCGGTGGGGCCGAGGTACATCGGCCGGATCCGTCGTCGGCCGCGTATCACCTCGGGCTGGGTCTGCAGGCCGCGCACGTCACCCTCGGCGACCTCGCGGTCGGTCTGCAGATGCTCGAACCCACCTGCGCCGCCGCCTGCGCGCAGCGCGAGGACCGCGGGACGGTCGTCATCCCGGCGCTCGAGGCGAATCTGAACACCTGCGCGGAGCTGATGGGCGAGGGGCTGTCGTTCACGTTGGCGGCGCGCGCCTTCCACGATCTGGTGGTCTCCTTCAATCCCAATGTCACGGTCCGCTACGTGGTCAGCACGCTGGTGGCGCTGTGGTCGGCGCACGAGGAGACCTGGGCCGAAATCCTCACCCGCAGTGGCGAATACCCGTCGCCGGTCGATTCCGCGGAATCGCTGGACTGCCATCGGCACATCATCACCGCGATCACCGCGGGCGACGCCGAGGCGGCGGAGCGGCACTACCGCGCGCACCTCACCGCCACCCAGTCGCTGGTCCTGGACCATTTCGACACCGGACCGGTGGACGTCTCGTCGACCCAGGTCAGTCAGGCCATCCAGCAGAGCCGGGGCACGCACATCTGA
- a CDS encoding TetR/AcrR family transcriptional regulator — MPDTTSELGSIFDWRDALDPTARRIVTAARICFTENGFADTTMQRVADNAGVGVATVYRRFGHKQQLVRLAIMDESLRVATLLAEVAEHATSPQDSIVEVFAAFVHEASAPKLLTRSIRESPAAGELTDFLTDETAIEVSRTLVVGHLHRWRVAGRLPAELDLAIVGEMIARLIMSLIETPKSVIPLQDPDLAREFARTYLVPLLQLDRVEPRSP; from the coding sequence GTGCCGGATACCACGAGCGAGCTCGGCTCGATCTTCGACTGGCGCGACGCCTTGGATCCGACGGCGCGCAGGATCGTCACCGCCGCTCGAATCTGCTTCACCGAGAACGGTTTCGCCGACACCACGATGCAGCGCGTCGCCGACAACGCCGGTGTGGGTGTGGCCACGGTCTATCGCCGGTTCGGGCACAAACAGCAGTTGGTGCGGCTGGCGATCATGGACGAATCCTTGCGGGTCGCAACCCTTCTCGCGGAGGTCGCCGAGCACGCCACCAGTCCGCAGGACAGTATCGTGGAGGTGTTCGCGGCCTTCGTGCACGAGGCCTCGGCCCCGAAACTGCTGACCCGCAGCATCCGTGAGTCACCGGCCGCCGGTGAACTCACCGACTTCCTCACCGACGAGACCGCCATCGAGGTCTCGCGCACCCTGGTCGTGGGGCATCTGCACCGCTGGCGGGTCGCGGGCCGGCTCCCCGCCGAGCTGGACCTCGCCATCGTGGGGGAGATGATCGCGCGCCTGATCATGTCGCTCATCGAGACGCCGAAATCGGTGATCCCGCTGCAGGATCCGGATCTGGCGCGTGAGTTCGCGCGTACCTACCTGGTCCCGTTGCTGCAACTCGATCGCGTCGAACCCCGTTCGCCCTGA
- a CDS encoding oxygenase MpaB family protein, protein MTLARHENQNTLGPEPEIVVDGEPVELISPDSLTAEMVGHWTYLVLEAAAFLMQGMHPVIADVTDRYSIARTDPGGRAVRSVDSVLRWTYGGLEAVEEGRRLRSLHQPLTMRNAEGKHVSALDPGAYQWVIATAYITTVNAGPLLMGREFTVAEQEELLRDNRRIARIVRVPMKGYPETREEFDRYFDRMIETTLVAGPATLASVDQLRHGRPEPESMTKYSPLQRALLTRAMAPGLRMVYLAMVAAMDPRIRTMLGIEFTAREQARTRRIFAAIRVAYRVLPDRLTYFPLAYHARKHHECIQAMQRRELKSAAYRVRPKQPLRPARTESH, encoded by the coding sequence GTGACTCTCGCTCGGCACGAAAACCAGAACACGCTCGGCCCCGAACCGGAGATCGTCGTCGACGGCGAGCCCGTGGAGCTGATCTCGCCGGATTCGCTGACCGCCGAAATGGTCGGGCACTGGACCTATCTGGTGCTGGAGGCCGCGGCCTTCCTGATGCAGGGTATGCATCCGGTCATCGCCGACGTGACCGACCGCTACTCCATCGCCCGCACCGACCCGGGTGGCCGCGCCGTCCGGTCGGTGGATTCGGTGCTGCGCTGGACCTACGGCGGGCTGGAAGCGGTGGAGGAGGGCCGGCGGCTGCGCTCCCTGCATCAGCCGCTGACCATGCGCAACGCCGAGGGCAAGCACGTCAGCGCGCTGGATCCCGGTGCCTACCAATGGGTTATCGCCACCGCCTACATCACCACCGTCAACGCGGGCCCGCTGCTGATGGGCCGGGAGTTCACCGTCGCCGAGCAGGAGGAACTGCTGCGCGACAACCGCCGGATCGCCAGGATCGTGCGGGTGCCGATGAAGGGTTATCCGGAGACCCGCGAGGAGTTCGACCGCTACTTCGACCGGATGATCGAGACCACGCTCGTGGCCGGGCCCGCGACCCTGGCCAGCGTCGACCAATTGCGCCACGGGCGACCGGAACCCGAGTCGATGACGAAGTATTCGCCACTGCAGCGCGCGCTGCTCACCCGCGCGATGGCGCCGGGGCTGCGGATGGTCTACCTCGCCATGGTGGCCGCCATGGACCCGCGTATCCGGACGATGCTCGGCATCGAGTTCACCGCGCGGGAGCAGGCGCGCACGCGGCGGATCTTCGCCGCGATCCGGGTGGCCTACCGGGTGCTGCCCGACCGGCTCACCTACTTCCCGCTGGCGTATCACGCGCGCAAGCACCACGAGTGCATCCAGGCCATGCAGCGCCGGGAACTGAAGTCCGCCGCCTATCGGGTACGCCCGAAACAGCCGCTGCGCCCGGCTCGTACGGAATCGCACTAG
- a CDS encoding oxygenase MpaB family protein: protein MSATDRERSSTYGLRPIGPGSATSRGDADPVTRRETDAVDTLFLADEISAWLGPAYGAANVVMQLANAAVAYGVMESPVDSGNLHKHPVKRGRTTMTYIAVAVAGNAQDRRIYREAVNAAHVRVRSTPRSPVRYNAFDPTLQLWVAACMAAVFADTRRLRGGRTHHDPELIHRAASVFATTLQVPRELWPADSVAFERYRDEQFEQLEFDDRMREFLIGIARLDFLPAPVSRLLGDSNLFLVLGHLPPVLREKLGCAWTATDQRRFDRWQRVLGRLDRLTPPAVVRMGMRATVWDMRLRYIIGATVV from the coding sequence ATGTCGGCGACGGACCGGGAACGGTCATCAACTTATGGGTTGCGGCCGATCGGCCCCGGATCGGCCACCTCGCGCGGGGACGCGGACCCGGTCACCCGTCGCGAGACCGATGCGGTGGACACGCTGTTCCTCGCCGACGAGATATCGGCATGGCTCGGGCCCGCCTACGGCGCCGCGAATGTGGTGATGCAACTGGCGAATGCCGCGGTCGCGTACGGCGTGATGGAAAGTCCGGTGGACAGCGGCAATCTGCACAAGCATCCGGTCAAGCGCGGCCGCACCACCATGACCTACATCGCGGTGGCCGTCGCGGGCAACGCGCAGGATCGCCGCATCTATCGGGAGGCGGTGAACGCGGCGCATGTCCGGGTGCGGTCGACGCCGCGTAGTCCCGTGCGGTACAACGCTTTCGACCCGACCTTGCAACTGTGGGTCGCGGCGTGCATGGCGGCGGTGTTCGCCGACACCCGCCGACTGCGCGGTGGGCGTACCCATCACGATCCCGAGCTGATCCACCGTGCCGCTTCGGTTTTCGCGACCACGCTGCAGGTGCCGCGGGAGCTGTGGCCCGCGGATTCGGTTGCCTTCGAACGGTATCGGGACGAGCAGTTCGAGCAGCTCGAATTCGACGATCGCATGCGGGAATTCCTGATCGGGATCGCGCGGCTGGATTTCCTGCCCGCGCCGGTGTCGCGCCTGCTCGGTGACTCGAATCTGTTCCTGGTCCTCGGTCACCTGCCGCCGGTCCTGCGCGAGAAGCTCGGATGTGCTTGGACCGCAACGGATCAGCGCCGTTTCGACCGCTGGCAGCGGGTCCTCGGCCGATTGGATCGGCTCACCCCGCCGGCCGTCGTGCGTATGGGTATGCGCGCGACGGTCTGGGATATGCGTCTGCGCTACATCATCGGCGCCACCGTCGTCTGA